From the Lepidochelys kempii isolate rLepKem1 chromosome 2, rLepKem1.hap2, whole genome shotgun sequence genome, one window contains:
- the RBM12B gene encoding RNA-binding protein 12B: MAVVIRLQGLPVVAGPADIRRFFSGLNIPDGGVHIIGGETGEAFIIFATDEDARRAMSCSGELIKDSPIELFLSSKTEMQNTIEMSRKRFDRGGREPMSGSRRTGGSNSGASGVGNLSNLVAAITKGINKSGYVPSNHPESGFHTNGTRHGDPSIPKSNYNQSRKESLSSDDIYLFLHGIPYSATEDEVRAFFSGLRVEGVIFIKRRNGLNNGDGLVKFATPHGALEGLKRHRQYMGPRFIEISPATEEQWIEYGGRVDMKNEIARYLSKERSPTRGSNYTHSRKHSHSRSPPRRRTRSRSPRGQEFYLHLRNLPTYLEKKDLRTFFGKLDVSNNQIKFLLDKHQRRTRNAFLMLKNQKDFNIALEHHRMSLFNRPVYIFPISRRSMLKLIESYEKKSSQESDRPGQAVSEKSYREGHSGPKMCIYIRNFPFDVTKVEVQKFFAGFAIDEDDVYLLYDDKGVGLGEALVKFKSEEQAMKAESLNRRRFLGTEVLLRLISEEQMQEFGLNVPPSAPSGKMQVHSQAYDRGEHSRPAGSPPGQPQGLPMHSFGPPGSFRHPPDVRRPPEDFRGPPPFMDFGGDGEPFGRMEYGNNNMGGFSEGRFMSDPNFSGGSDRVTPIRLKNLPFRATPNEILDFFYGYGVIPESVSIQCNEHGLPSGDAIVAMTNYEEAMAAINELNDRPIGPRKVKLSLL, translated from the coding sequence ATGGCTGTAGTCATCCGTTTACAGGGGCTTCCTGTTGTTGCGGGTCCTGCAGATATTCGCCGTTTCTTCTCGGGATTGAATATTCCTGATGGAGGAGTGCATATTATTGGAGGAGAAACTGGGGAGGCTTTTATTATATTTGCAACAGACGAAGATGCACGACGTGCCATGAGCTGTTCAGGAGAGCTTATCAAAGACTCCCCCATAGAGCTCTTTCTCAGCAGCAAGACTGAAATGCAAAATACAATAGAAATGAGCCGGAAAAGATTTGATCGTGGGGGAAGAGAACCAATGTCTGGGTCTAGACGAACAGGTGGTAGTAATTCAGGTGCATCAGGTGTTGGGAACCTTTCAAATTTAGTTGCAGCTATTACAAAAGGAATAAATAAATCTGGCTATGTCCCATCAAATCACCCAGAGTCTGGCTTTCATACCAATGGCACAAGACATGGTGATCCAAGTATACCTAAATCAAACTATAACCAGTCAAGAAAGGAGTCACTGAGTTCAgatgatatttatttatttctacatGGCATACCGTACTCTGCAACAGAAGATGAAGTACGTGCTTTCTTTTCTGGATTACGAGTAGAGGGAGTAATCTTTATAAAACGTCGCAATGGCCTAAATAATGGTGATGGTTTGGTAAAATTTGCTACACCTCATGGTGCCTTAGAAGGACTTAAACGTCATAGACAATACATGGGTCCAAGATTTATAGAAATAAGTCCAGCTACTGAAGAACAGTGGATTGAATATGGTGGCAGGGTAGACATGAAGAATGAGATTGCTCGTTACTTAAGCAAAGAACGTTCTCCAACAAGAGGTTCAAACTATACTCATTCAAGAAAACATTCTCATTCAAGATCTCCTCCAAGGAGACGAACGCGCTCTCGTTCACCTCGTGGCCAGGAATTTTACTTACACTTAAGAAATCTACCTACCTATCTTGAGAAAAAAGATCTGAGAACTTTCTTTGGAAAGCTGGATGTGTCTAACAACCAAATCAAGTTTTTACTGGACAAGCATCAAAGGAGGACAAGAAATGCGTTTTTGATGTTGAAGAATCAGAAAGATTTTAATATTGCTCTGGAACATCACAGGATGTCTCTTTTCAATCGTCCTGTTTACATTTTTCCTATTTCTAGAAGATCTATGTTGAAACTAATTGAGTCATATGAGAAGAAGAGCTCACAAGAAAGCGATCGGCCTGGACAGGCTGTATCGGAAAAAAGTTATCGGGAGGGGCATTCTGGCCCAAAGATGTGCATATATATAAGAAACTTTCCATTTGATGTGACAAAAGTTGAAGTACAAAAGTTCTTTGCAGGATTTGCTATTGATGAAGATGATGTTTACCTGCTTTATGATGACAAAGGAGTTGGGCTGGGAGAAGCATTGGTAAAATTTAAATCTGAAGAACAGGCAATGAAAGCAGAAAGTTTAAATCGTCGAAGGTTCTTGGGAACAGAGGTACTTTTAAGACTTATATCTGAAGAACAGATGCAGGAGTTTGGTTTAAATGTTCCACCATCAGCACCAAGTGGAAAAATGCAGGTTCATTCACAGGCATATGACAGAGGTGAGCATTCCCGTCCAGCTGGTTCACCACCTGGACAACCACAAGGACTACCTATGCACTCATTTGGTCCTCCTGGGAGCTTTAGGCATCCTCCTGATGTTAGACGACCCCCTGAGGATTTTCGAGGTCCTCCACCTTTTATGGATTTTGGTGGTGATGGCGAACCTTTTGGTAGGATGGAGTATGGAAACAATAACATGGGAGGCTTTTCTGAGGGAAGATTTATGTCCGATCCAAATTTCAGTGGTGGTTCTGATCGTGTAACTCCTATTAGATTAAAGAACTTGCCATTTAGAGCCACCCCGAatgaaattttggattttttctatgGCTATGGTGTCATTCCAGAGTCTGTTTCTATACAATGTAATGAACACGGATTACCTTCAGGTGATGCCATTGTTGCTATGACAAATTATGAGGAAGCAATGGCTGCTATTAATGAGCTAAATGATAGACCAATTGGCCCACGCAAAGTTAAGCTAAGCTTGctttaa